TAGATGAATTCACCTCCTCGGCAAGGTCCCTCTTCGGCATTTTCTTCACTATTTCAGGTGGATAACCAGAGAAAGTGTTGTATCTGTCATTCATTACTTTAAATATCAGTATGTTATCATTCCTAAACTTGCATAGGTTAAGATTTGGTTCTAGACCCCTTATTCCATTAACTTGCAGATAGAATCTTAAAAGGCCGATCAGATCACAGATAAAGTTGAGTGTACAAGATAGGAAGAAAAGAAGCAAAGACGAATAGCCATGGAATTATCATCATAAGAAAATCATAGCAGGAGAGACAAAACCAGGACAGTAGCCAATCCTAATTACTATAACTAGGTCAAAAGGTCAATTTCTTGCATGGTTATATGATATCATAATATCATGGCCATTATATCTAGCAATGCACGACAAAACGAGTTTCCcatactattttattttctgtaaaACTGAATTAGTCTTTTGTTGGCTGCAGATATATCCTTTGTCAGACATAGTTCCAACATACTCCAAAAGCTTTACTCAGGCTTCAGAGTTTTTCTAtgaatttatttcaattttgcaGGTACAATACTCTGCATGATCTGAGAATTTTATTTGACAACATCTCAGTTTCTATTTTTGTCTTTATAGGGGGCACCAGCCAATTATCGCTTTTTAAGACTTCCTTGTAAGAGCAAAACATAAAAGGATACATAAGTATGAAAGCTGAGTGCTTGGCACTTTACAGATGAGCATATAATccatttaatttaaaacataaGACAAGTGTTACCCTGAGGCCCCATCGTGGAATAGGCGGGCCTGCTCTTCTCTGCTTGTTTCATCAATGGACCACCACCCAAGCAGCCtgagagaaaaaatataaaaaaaattgtcagTTTAAGAAACATCTCCACGAACTTGTTCAATGCTTGTTATCACAACAGAACCTACTGTGCAAAACCATGGTTTTAAACATCACCTGGAGCCATGATGCAGGAAACCAAACAGGTCACGAATTCTTGAAGAGTATATAAGATATCTTCCTCCAGCAGCCTCACTTTGTAACAAGAAAACAACTTTCTCTACTAATCTGAATATGGCAAACAAGACAGCAACTCCTTGCAACAGAAAGATGGGTGAGAAGACAACTGGAAGAGGAATGTTCTTAGCACCTGGTGGAGTTCCCTGATTGGAAATGAAGTCAATTAGTAAATAAATTGAGAATTATTCAGTAATTCAGTTAAAGAACCTAAACGAGCCAAGATGAGTACCTCCAGCTTCATACAGAGGAGGACTTGAAAAACAATAACTGGAATTTTCATTAAGTGACCACCGATGTCTTGCAGGCCACAAATTCTATCCTGCAAATGATCATCAGATGATACCACCAAACCGCTATTCCAGTCCAGGTATCTTATAGCACTAGAAGACGAGCCTTCTTCTCTTGTTTGCGAGTTTCTATGAATTACTGGATTTGACCATTTTGTGCAAACAAGAAATGCAAAACATTCGGCAATCCTATAGAAATATAAGATGAGCCAAATCTTAAAAATGCACAACTCTACATAAGCACGGAACTGTGGAGGTAAAACAACTCTTCAAGTGGGATTATACCCGTAATTTATGAACAGGTCCCACCAGCCAAGAGCACCGACATCACCTGCAGTGTCAGAATTTAAGATGAATCAAAATGAGTATAGCAAACATGCAACCATTTAAACATTTAAATCATATCGTGCAAACAAAGAGGCAAGGAAAAATTAGGTTTTGCCACTTATTAAGATGCATAGCTAAATATTCTTATTTCTGCTCTCAACTTCACAATGTCCGTCCACTAATTGCTTGTTTGCAGAAATTAAAAGTGCTCACAAATTTCCCTCCCTTTTGGTCTCTCTGATAATTGACAAGTTATCCAGTCAAACAACACCAAACGTGAACAATAAGTTAATAACTAGTGCCCTGATATTGCCTTTGGTCCCACATCATAAACATGACCATCCAAGGAAAGTGTTGTACATGTttgcaaaataaaaagaaaatccTAAGCAAGAACTTGACAGAGCATTTACATCCATAAAGCCAGTTCTAGCAAGAATGAGATGGAATGTTTTTGTTTTCTGAAGAACAAAGGTTCTTGTCCCAACCATGACCACAAACATCAAAATATGCACACTCAAAGTCACTGGAAGTCAAGAGAAATGAACTTACGACATAGCTTCAGGAGAGTGAATAATGTGGCAGCAACAAAGAAAACCATTGATATTGCTACCCAGAAATGCTGAGGACATGAAAGCAGTCATTATAAGTAGCTTTATAATGTCTAGAAAACAAGATAAAGACAAACAAAAGATACATATCATGAAAGAAGTGAAAATTATACTATTAGGAACCTCAACTTTACAGTTCTATAAATTATGGTCAATAACTCAGATCAGTTTTAGGATGCTCTTCAAAGAACAGAATAAGATTTGTTCAGTTGTGAAAGAATGCACAACTAAATTATACTGCAATAAGAGTTTAAGACTTAAGAGAAAGATAGTAATGAGAGCCATAATTTGACTTCTTGAGAATAAAAGCATCTGGCACTCTTCACCTATTCTGTTTTAAGAAGAAACTTACAGGAAGTGTTTCCCATATTGCCTCATCATTCATGCTTTCATCATCTCCTGGTAATAAAGCCTTGCACATTCTGGGAAGAAACGTGAACATAAACCATGATGAAAGGGTTGATAAATGAAGTTGAGTAAAGCTCGGGAAAGAAAAAGTCTCTCTAAGGCACACCTTGTTGGACAAGGATTGTTATGCATGGGACTCAATAACTTTAGTAAATCATCTGTTAGTGAACACTTATTCTGTAGTTTCTGGTTCATTTCTAGAGTTCAAAGTTTGAAGCATGGAAAAAGGATATCACTATCAAGCCAACAAATTTTTTTGTGGAGTGATATTTTCCCATGCCAATGTACTTAAACTCTGAAAACAGTAATCTGTTGTAAGCGATTGTTGTTACATATACTGAAGAGAATAGAAGATTGAGAGAAAGGGTATTTGAGTAAACATTGTACCTGAAATTGTCAATAAGGATGATAACCTCGAATGCCAGCAAAGGAAGGAAGACAATTTTAAGGTGCAAAGCAGAAGAATGATTAACTGCAATGTGAAGAAACATTTTTCAGCAAATTATCAATCACCAACTGCAAAAATTATGCATTCTATTCTTCCGTTAGCTCATCTTACCACTGCCATGTGAGAAGAAGAAGCAGGAGGCAGATTAGAAGGAAAGTTTTCTAGCAGGGAAACTCATAGAATCTACATGAAATAGTGACTAGGGCTAAAAATCATGAAAGAGTTTTGCTTTCATACCATATACACTCTCGAGATATATACAAAGCAGCAGTTCGAAAGCAACTAGCAATGGCACAGCAACCACAGCATGGCATG
This genomic interval from Salvia splendens isolate huo1 chromosome 13, SspV2, whole genome shotgun sequence contains the following:
- the LOC121762372 gene encoding uncharacterized protein LOC121762372 → MTWRRVGKSLQGVTAHTLLFFFTVLLVLKIDHTVSYSWWVIFFPLWLFHAVVARGRFSLPAPSVPHDRHWAPCHAVVAVPLLVAFELLLCIYLESVYVNHSSALHLKIVFLPLLAFEVIILIDNFRMCKALLPGDDESMNDEAIWETLPHFWVAISMVFFVAATLFTLLKLCRDVGALGWWDLFINYGIAECFAFLVCTKWSNPVIHRNSQTREEGSSSSAIRYLDWNSGLVVSSDDHLQDRICGLQDIGGHLMKIPVIVFQVLLCMKLEGTPPGAKNIPLPVVFSPIFLLQGVAVLFAIFRLVEKVVFLLQSEAAGGRYLIYSSRIRDLFGFLHHGSRLLGWWSIDETSREEQARLFHDGASGYNTFSGYPPEIVKKMPKRDLAEEVWRLQAALGEQTEITKFSQQEYERLQHEKILCRVCFEGEICIVLLPCRHRILCSSCSDKCRKCPICRVSIEERLPVYDV